The nucleotide window GCCGGGTAAATCACGGCCCCAGATTCCGACGCCCGGCCGCACGTAGGCCCCCAGTGTCCCGACTAAATTCCTGCCGCCCTCGAATTCCATCGTCATGCTGCTCTTCGCGTTCTGCACAAAATTGACTTGCACCACGGCATTGACAACGGTCCACCACTTCCTTGCCCAGAATGAATTCACCTGGACGGTGGTGCTGAAGAGCGACACGTCGCTTCGCGATGGGTCTCCGCCGACCGCGGCCTGATATTGCACTAAGCCGATCAGAAACGAGTCCCATTGTGGAACAAACCGGGCCGTGGCAAGGGCCGGACCGACCGTATATTTTCCCAGGCCCAATCCCGGCTCTGCGGCAGTCGGTAACGTCGTCAGCACGCCGACGAGTACGGCATATTCAGGCGTATTGTAGGCCCGCCAGGCTGCCGTGACGCTGAGATCGCTCAGGCCTCGCAGATTGGTGGCTCCGGGACGATTGGGATCGACCGTCTTGAGAAACGGCATATCGAACCGGAGCAGGTAGTTCCCTCGAAACGGGAGATCGACGCGTGCGACCGTCGCGGTGGCATTCGCGCTTTGAGGCAGATCGAGATATTGACTGGATAGCTGGACCCGGCCGACGATGGCGGTGGGGTCGGTTCCGTACTTGGCGCCCAGTCTCCGGAGTCGTTCGGCCTCGGCCTCCTGTTCAGTCGTCAATCCTTGCGGGCCGAGACGCTTGAGGATGCGACGTTTTCGTTTCGGAGCCTCGCCCGGGGGAGATGTGCCGGTCTCCGGCTCCATCTCCGTCTCGACCTCTTCCTCCACTTCGGTCGAGGGCGCCGGCTCGCTCTCGGCGACAGCTTCGGCAGCCGCGACCTCACCCATTGCAGGATAGCCGCTCGCAAGCGCAACCAACAGGAGCGCTAGAGCCGCAGCGGTTCCTCTTTGCTCCACGTTGCCCGCGCTCGTCTAGCCTGCCTCCCGGCGCATTCGCTGGCGCTAATCCACCAATTTGTCGGCGGCATGCCGCAGTTTCAACGCTTTGGGATTTCCGACCTCCTTCTTCACGACGATATCCGTGGGCCGGACTTCTCTCCCGTAATACGCCTTGTTCGAATCGTTCGAGACCGTGATGCCCGATCCGTCCACGGCGAGTCCGCCGAAGACGCCCTTCTTTTTCGCATAGGCCACAATGTCTGCAGAAATACCTTTCGCCGAGACTCCCGCGCCGACCGGGCCGGCGGCGATTCCGGCATTCGCACCCAGCTTGAAATCGTTCGTATAGAATTCTTCCAGCCCTTTTTGGGTCCTCACCACGAGAACCATTTCAGAAACGTCGGCGCCGATCTGCAGTCCGAAGCTGGCGGAGCCGATGTTATAGAAGACGGGATCGCCGAACTTTCCGGTCTTGTCATCTTTCACCAAGAGCACCCCGCTCCCCCCTGCCCCGCCGAAAA belongs to Nitrospira sp. and includes:
- a CDS encoding lipid-binding SYLF domain-containing protein, which encodes MINQQEVIAMTTGSRRLAVRFRSVAAGAALFGMLCAYGATAAVAADAPEQQMLVDKALLTVESFAADDGMKGALKELGKEAKALFIVPQFMRGAFIFGGAGGSGVLLVKDDKTGKFGDPVFYNIGSASFGLQIGADVSEMVLVVRTQKGLEEFYTNDFKLGANAGIAAGPVGAGVSAKGISADIVAYAKKKGVFGGLAVDGSGITVSNDSNKAYYGREVRPTDIVVKKEVGNPKALKLRHAADKLVD